Genomic DNA from Garra rufa chromosome 22, GarRuf1.0, whole genome shotgun sequence:
acagactgcaacggtttgagttaaaaatctttgtttgtgttctactgaagaaacaaagtcacctacattttggatgccctgggagtaagcagataaacatcaaattttcatttttgggtgaactatccccatgtcattccaaatctgcaagacctttgtttatcatcagaacacaaattaagatatttttgatcaaatccgagagctttctgaccctgcgtagataACTAAAACATTCAAGGCTggaaaaggtagtaaggacactgtgATATATTGCACATGGACTAGTACTTAGtacatgtccttactacctttctagactTTGAACATGGTAAATGTATCGCTGTCTATCTTAATTCATGTTCTAAACATGAACCAAGGCCTTggaaggtttggaatgacatgagggtaaataattaatgacagaattttaatttttgagtgaactatccctttaacagtagACTAATACCATCTCACATCTTGCCAGGTTTCGTCATGCACCGAACACGAGCGGTGATGGCAGGAGATGATGTGCTGTTACAGTGTGAGATCCGTTCAAACCTGGCCACCCCTCACTGGATGTTGAATGGTCAGGAGCTGAAAGGTTACGCCGTAGACTCCGGCTACCGCATCGGAACTGACGGCCTCCTTATCATTGCCGCTCAGAACCAGCAAAGCGGACACTACCGCTGTTACGCAGTAGAGAACCACGTTTGGGTTCCCGTTCGCAGCTACATGGTGCAAATCCAACCAGTTCCGCCTCCCGCATCACATCTCTCAGGAAGCCCGACGGCTTTACCCGAAAGTTTTTTTACCACCGCAACTGCGCCAACTCCGAGTCCTTCCAGTGGCCCCATCGAGCAGCTTCTGTCGCCCCCACCGGTTCTGTTGCCTTCTAAACCAGAGTTCCAGACCTACAGACACATGGAGGCCATGTATATCTCACTGGTGGCTGTTCTCGGCGGGCTTTGCCTGGTTCTGACAGTTGTTCTACTGTACGTTAGCTTCTGTGCACGCAATGCCAGAAAGTACTCCCAGCAAGAGCTTTCCACAACAACAGCAACCGACAGAAAGAGAAGCTCGCATTTTGAGCTTAAAACCATCTCCAGCCACTGCAATGGCAGAGCGGAGGGGCGTAGCAGAGCGATGTCAAGAGACGTTGAGTTTCTGCAAATCGTCCCAGCGGACATCCAGACTTCGCCTAGTAAGGAGCCTCCACCCGCGCCACCACTTCCTATGCCGCCGCCCCTTCCCGCATCAGAATACGCCAATGGACTGTCTGCAACGTTGCCCAGTGTGCTGAGAAAGATGAACGGGAATAGCTACGTGCTCCTGCGGCAGACGGACACGGAAATGACGTCTCCGCTTTATCACTCCTTCACCGAGGAGCTCAACAGGATTCTAGAAAAGAGGAAACACACACAGTTGGACATCCAACCGGATGAGAGCTCAGTGTAGCACCGCTACTATATCGCACCCTTGTGCGAGGCTTACGTTTTGTATAAGAACTAAGAGAACGATGTGTCGTGAAGTTCTTCGTGATATCTCGTACAACTTCAACTTGTTTGGCATCACGCCTTCTTGTGAAAATATTTACTTTGAATTTAGTAGACGTCAACTGTAGCTAAAAACACCTAGACTGTGGGCCTCGGAGTGTAAAAACATGAGATGAACTTCAATCAAAAACACAGAAGACTGAATTTGcttatgttgttttattttgaaaGAGAATCAAGAGACTTCAGAACACTGTCCAAAGACTTTCTCAGCAAAGCAATGCATATTTGTACATAATCAACGTGGTATTCTTGCTCAAATGCAGACGTTTACAGATTTTCTTGTTTTTGCCTAATTGCACCTGATGTAAATAACAATCATTTTATTATCAAAGTATAAATAGTTGAAACGAATCACTCGTTCATTCATAATTCAGAAAGAGTTTGGGTTTCGAGTCTGTTGGCAGTGTTTCGTGTGAGGGCACATGTTCTTGAGCTTTGGActttttaacagcacaatttcacACTAGATTGCAGTTAGATGGCAGGAGCGGCGAGTGTTAGCACATGCATCATTGACATCTACAGATACAGAGGTGGTCATTTTCAGAGCCACTCGGCTGTGGAATTCAACGCCTCCTTCGGGGATGAGTTGTGTTTCTCTTTGGCAGTGTGTCAGAAGGAGTGAATGGATCTCAGAATGGAAGAGACACACTCTCTCTGATACATGAGTTCCCTGTCAAATGCTGACAGAAatccttttttaatatttaaatgaagcAAGAAATGCTCACAAAGGAAAGTAAAAGCCAAAATGCCAGGACCTTTGAAGTTTAATGAGTTTGCATTTCATTTTCTGGATTTTGAATGCATGACAATGCACTGGGTTAATTGACTGTTTTAATGTGTTTCAATTAGGGCTGTCAGTCTATTATTGTAGAttactaaaattatttttttttaaaaagcagatacactaccattcaaatgtttggggttgaTGTTtcctcaccaaggctgaattatttttattttttttactgaatctaaaatacagtaaaaacagtaatgttgtgaaatattataacaatttaaaataacagttttctcttacagtatattttaaaatgtaccttattcctgtgatggcaaatctgattttcagcagtcttcaatggcacatgatccttaagaaatcattctaatatgtaaccctggaccacaaaccaagTCATAAGTAACAAGGATATGTTTGAaacaatagccaaaattacattgtatgggtcaaaattatcgatttttcttttaagccaaaatcattaggatattaggatgttccatgaaaatatgttgtgaatttcctaccgtaaatatattaaaacttaatttttaaatagtaatatgcattgctaagaatccatataccttcagattccagatccaaatactgtcctattctaacaaatcatacatcagtagaaagcttatttattcaactttcagataatgtacaaatctcaattttaatatgactggttttgtgctcaagaaaaattttattattaatgttaaaaacagttgtgttgctaaTAATATTGTTGAGGAAaccataatactttttttttttgcatagaaTGCATttgaaaaacagtaaaagttaCTTCTGATTATGTGTATTTGCTGAATGAATattaatatctttaaaaaaaagaaatatcttACTTTAcctcaaacctttgaacagtattGTACTGTATATCAAAGGctcagttcaccaaaaaataaaaattctgtcattactcaccatcatgtcgttccaaacctgtaagaccttcgttcatcgaAATTCGAGAGCTTCtaaccctgcacagacagcaacccAACTGAAATTTTCCCAGGCCCAAAAAGGTGGTAAAAACACAGTTAAAATAGTACATGTGACAGTAGCTCAACCGTAATTTTAAAAAGCTACGAGAAtgatttttgtgcgcaaagaaaacataaACAACATCACCATCGACCGCCATTTCACAGCACCACACGCTTTCGGATTTAAAtaatgttccgaagatgaacgaagctcttacggctttggaacgacttgagggtgagtaattatgacagaatagttatttttaaatatactatGGGCTTTCTTGAAAATGATTTACGTAACTGAGTTTAATTTAATTCTTTAATCGGCGTATTGCATTTAATTAGATTACATTTAAACTGACAAGCCTGATATCTACACGGCTGTATATCTTATTTCTGCTGTGTATATTGTGACCCTGGTTTTGTTCTGGTTTGTAAACAGTGTTACACAGAGACGTGTTGAGTCAGCTCTTGCCGTTTCTCCCTAGTGGCTTTCCCAGCTCGGGCTGCTGTTTGTCAGTGTTGCTGACAGGAACAGCACTGCTTAGCAAGGACTCAATCAAGATGCAGAGAGAGATGTGGAGTCTTTTCTTAAAGCTGCAGAAAAAGAGTAGGGAGAGACAGGATGTGCTTGTTTTGGCTGGTAAGTCTTAAATTGAGTGTTTGCTTGTTCACcttcttattatttttactttcattcaGGTGTTATTTTGCAGCCATGCACTTCGGCTACTTAATACCACTGATATACGTAACGTTTTTAATCAGTCTTCCATGAGACGTACTTCTGTTGCATATATTCTGTAGCGATATAAATACATTATACAACTTTTTTCACGTAAGagtgggcgcagccatttgtaaattttataggtTTGGCTTCCGATTTCATTCGCCCAGCtattagctgtacaaaactgggttcgctgcttaatattgcaaattggtgtcttaccatattattttaatgtattatcttaattatgaacacattggttttgtagtgcaaacagttttatcatTTACACAAtgcttcttgttatttccctatagctgctaatgaactggaagtcttgcCCATAAGCTTACTTCCGCGCTGAAGAAAATGGTGGATACAACTACAAGACTAATTTTGTTGGATTTCCGGGTTGAACAGGGTATTTACACTGGTGTTTAAAAGTTTATAGTCCGtttgtaaagaaattaatagttttattaaacAAGTATGCATTAATTGGATAAAAAATGACAGTATAGTTCATGCAAGTTCTATTTTATAATTtctatttcataaaataaatgctgttccttttgaactttctattcactgAAGAAGAAAAATCAAATAATGATTAGTTTTCACAGATTATGACAATAATAAGCACCAaaatagcatattaaaatgatttctgaaggatcatttgactaaaaactggagtaaagCTTTGCcgtcacaggaatgaattacattttaaaatatattacaacagaaaacagttatttaaaattgtaaactgtatttttgatcaaataaatgctgaacaTCAGCTGAAAAGTTGATTCATTGCTGGAGAgttatattttctttgttttatttttttaatagtgtGCACGGGTGAATTGTTCATGATAATAACATGTATTAAGAAAGTAAAtacttttgatttcatgttgactaagtGCTGTATGCCTATGGTGTACTTCTACTCAGAAACTGTGATTCATAATGATTTAAATATTAGCTGTCATTGTGCTTGTGAACATCCACTGCCTTCCCTATACTCGCACAGAACGTTTTGCACTTAAAATATTTTCCCAAAGTTTTTGCTATGCTTACATGTCAGTCACAGTGTGTGTTCATGTACATAATGTGTCACTATTTTAGAGCTTATGCTTACAAAACGATATCTGATGTTTACATCCTATTAAAGTATTTATTACCATTGCTACTGCTTCTGTATCATGTGGACCCCAGTTTGAAAGGTCATTTTGCACGCAAGTCCTCTGAAAAGAAACCTCTAACTAACCTGAACCTAATTTTCTGTCACAGTAGGAGATTTTAACCAGATCCCCATCTGTATCGGGCCTGTTGGTATGTCCCCCATGTATCCGTTACTTAGCAACACAGCTCTTAATTTAGAACTTTCTTTAATCCACATAATAGGTCAAGCTAGTTTTCACTGGGGGAAAAAGATGCGATCAGAGCACTACTCTCATCTGGTTGTAATAAATGGGACATAATAAATATACTTCCCTCTTGTGAACGGTTTCATTAAAACATGTCTTACATTGATTAGATGCTCAGCCACAGGTTATTATACTCAGCAACCGGTTCATCTCCGTGGAAACTCAGTTGCTCTACCTTGCTGTTTGAAAACAACTAGTTTGAAAGAAGCCATATTGTGCACTCAGTGTCTTTTGTAGTGGTCAGTAATAGTTTGTTTAGAGTTTAACCTGCTGGTTTTAGAAATGAAGTGCCAAAACTGTTGATGCTGATTACAGCCAACATATTCTAATGTTCCCACCCCCAAACCAATCGAGGTCTGTGGCATACTGTGTTTATTGCTTTTCTGCCAGTAACGTGTGGGAGTGAGAAAAGATTTTCTCGCGTGTCCTTTGTGTCGCTGTCACTGTAGATTAAACGCACACAATGCATGTGGGTTTCTCAGCTGCTGTAATCAACAGGACTGTAACCAACATACAAATTCTGCCCTAATATTTAGATTAATACTCAGCCGATGAGGTTTATTTTCACATTGTTACATTTGGTCACctataaaattgtaaatatgtGGTTTCTGATCTAAAATTTGTTTTGCAGTACAGCTGCAAGTTGTAATGGGCCATtcaataaatagattttttttttttgcatagacAAAGGTATTTCTGTATCATCGAGGtactattatttttaatatttttaatctttttagcttcaatattttccattttcattaaatgttttagtattttagttgtttttgtcattattacactaccaggcaaaagttttttttttttatgttttttaaataagtctcttctgctcaccaagcctgcatttatttgatccgaagtacatcaaaaacagcaaaattgagatatttttactatttaaaagaactgttttctatttggatatattttcaaatgtatttgattcctgtgattttaaaactgaatttttagcatcattactccagtcacatgatccttcagaaattattctaatattctgatttgctgctaaaaaaaacaattattattattatgttgttgaaaacacctggtttctttaatgaatagaaagttaagaagaacagcatttaatcttttgtagcattataaatgtccttatcacttttgatcaatttaaaacatccttactaaataaaagtattaatttctatcatttttctttctgtataataaaaaaatatactgactccaagcttttgaatggtataatgtatgttttatttcagataaatgctgatttttggaatgctgatttttttttcatcaaagaaccctgaaaaaatctactcagctgttttaaatattgataataataacaaatgtttcttggacagcagatcagcatattagaacgatttctgaaggatcatgcaacactgaagactggagaaatgatgctgcaaatgtagctttgatcacaggaataaatttcattttaaaatatatttaaatagaaagctgttattttaaagagtaaaaatatttcaaaattgtattgtttttgctgtactttggagagaaaaaataatgcaggcttggtgagcagaagataattctttaaaaaaaaaaaacagtaaaaatattacggttcaaaaacttttgactggaagtgtagttaacatattttatttcagttttagttgttttagtacatccaataaaatgagaaatgttggcaactagctgaaataaaagtttttaatatTTCCTTTCAGTTAATAGTTGTTTCAAGTAACGTTTTGTTTACTATAATAATTGTACTATAGTAACTAATAATACCTTATTCTCTCCAGAGTCACTGAGATATTAGAACTTATTAGTATAGTATTTAGGTAATCACATCAAAAAAGGTGAGGAAAAACTTTATTTCCCAAAGGAAACATATTTCTCAGTGGATAAGCATTTATAAGGGgccaaaataacacattttattgttatataaacttTATCAAGCCACAAAAAGGGTCACTGCTGAATTTGTGTTGTGGTACAAGGTCAAAGGTCAGAACATCATTTAGAGAATGAATCCAATTCAAAGTCCTTATTTTGCCTGTGGGCCGACTGGATTGATGCTGGGGGCTCGATTTGTGAAGGGATGCCACTGGCCCTGGATACTGGGACTGTCTGTGTGGAAGGGTTTACGAATGCGGATGATGTCCAGTCCTGACTGGTTGGTCAACTTGGTTATAAGTTCTACAATTTCCTGTGATGTTTTGTTGGTGACCGTCTCCTCCTTCACATTACCATTCACTGCATAGATCAAATGACAACAGTGAGTGCACAGGTATTTTATACATTAAATAACTTCAAATTGTAAACACAAAGCCAGACTTACAATATTCAGCTACAATTTTTGGAATCCTGCAAGACTGAGGAGAGATGTAAACTACAGTTCCTGGGTTATTCTTGGCGAAGTCAACCACACCTTCTTCAATGAAATCCCTGGATGAATACGTATCATTTGAATTAAGTCATTTACAATGAGTGAAACACAAATAATGCACAATGTCAAATGATCTCATTGAAACATGACACTAAAAAATCCACCAAACTATTTTTTAACAAGTAACACTTACTTGTATTGTAATATTTACTCTTTTTTCCCTTTAAAAGAACAATACATTTTCAAACAatggataaataaatatacaaatgttttcaaaagaaatcccacatttgtgaccctggaccacaaaagcagtcttaagtcgcacaggtatatttgtagcaatagccaaaaatacattgataggtcaaaattatatacacccttagattccagtttttttttaaatagttgcatctcagccaatattgtcccatcctaacaaactacacatcaatggaaatcttatttattcagctttgagatGATTAATAAATCTCAGCTTTAAAAAAtggtcccttatgactggttttgtggtccagggtcaaattttAGTCGTATTTTAACTACCATAAACCCACATAGAATATACACcacagggctctcaagttttggaaaaagtttggagtgagattttatctgttaggggaggagccactcaaatatctgcagcagcggcccctcggccccacgcaattctctccagtttttggtaaaagttcaactatctattgttcataattaacctgcacaaaataaaaaaatataacaactggtagatctgataagtcaaattcatgtatcaaaagtaaaaaaagaaatttggccccaaacgagcaaactaaacatcagtgctcaatgcacatactgtaaacatacatgaggattgcagaacttgctcatagcatgtatgtcaatctgtgtgtgtgtttgtgaaagagagagggtacatatttcagcttactaatgtcattttgtatttcaagtgtttattgcacactttgatgccttgatgacagtggtaggggcttgaacttagctagagtaattagttacatgtaaCTGGATTATGTAATTgaattataaattacatttaactaatctgttacagttactaagAAATAACAGatatagttaaattacagttacttttaaaaatgtttacaattacaaagtgggttacatgtaaatattttgattgatttgtTTCCCAAATCGCAtgctttaaaataagagacaccaatgtttcaggagttaaacagaggtgctaaagattttgtggtggctgtgctttaaaattaaattattataatcttaattcaagtgatgaaggattttgtaaaattgacagtaattagtgttgagtgctactgtaaggtaaacctgcctgcttaaaaagtttttaaaaggattaacagttgaaaacattccttagaaatttagtaatcaaatgtaatgttacattacctctaaagcaactgaaatagttacactacttttaaattacattttaaatagggaaatttaatctgtagcctattacagcctatttccaaaataaccttcccaacaatgttgatatgtattttgaaatatataaaacaatttattttatttggatgaatttgtctgtcttttttagcagatttaccaattatcttgtcttttccttaatttcaggcccacaattagttaaagctgttgaagaactaataattttgcacaaatttggctGTAATCCCCAACATAAAttctcactatctttgatcacaggcaagtgattttttctaggaatcgtaaaatggaaaaaataaataaataaataaaaataaatatgaaaaaccctgctgcatttatttagtttctagtaaatacaaatggcaacgtccgctccgagaccgcaacgcgaccacctcctcaactgtagtaaacgcttccactgcgagagaaagccgcagacccgcaacgattccaccgctgaccttgtcccgtgtgtgcgcgtctacgttgcctagtgacgaacgtgattgtagcgggatcacgtaatataccagaaaacaacaaattctaattttttggctggtaggtgccatttaactctcaagacagctatgagcttggCAGATTACTTCtctctctgcaaagcctgcacctcgtccatttacgccatatagcgggacaagttatcccttaacgttacttttcagcgtgagaaatacaaggtgtggcgtgagagcgtgtgaactggttgaaatgcgtgagtctcacggcgaatgcgtgagacttgagagccctgcaccattatgtttttttttatgtcagaCATACTATaatacaacaaataataattgctgggtatttattatacattatcaACATAGTAAACTCATACCTGACTCCTAAAGAGCCCTGGCCTTTCTTTGAGAAGATCAGCGATATTCGCTTCAGCTGACAAACATAGCGACCAACTCCATTTTGAAGAACGCTCTGTAAAAAACGACTCGGTGTTCCTCGAGCAGTCATGTTCACCTCTTCAGAGCTCCTGCATTCAGTTTAACTCTCTCTTTGATCGCTGTCAGTATTAGTTACAGTAATATCACGCACTTTGGATGATTAGATGTAGAGGACAGGCGTCAGAAGACATGTGTAATGTCATGTACGTTACAAATTGTCGTCCGGGTGGAAATGGAAGCTGTGCTTTAGAAGTTTTTTTAACAATCAGAAATTTATTAAGGAAAATTGTCCATGAGAcagttaaattatttataaagatATGCTTATTTCGATTTGAGGCTGGACAGACTAATTATCTTGGTTTTGACAGACTACCACAAGCGTTTCGTGTTTCACACGGAAGTATTTTGGAGTGCGGACCTCATGGTCAGTCTCAGTAGGACGTGTAGACACATGATAACAGTTTGGCGCGCTTCTTACAGACTAGTAAGTTTATATATGTTTACAATAcgtaattttaaatgtttacgCTACATGTCTTTCACAGTTCATAATTTATCTTCAATAGTTGCATTAATTTTATAGATACACGTGCATTATGGTTGAGTAATAATGCCAAGGGTCATGCATAGACAGTGTACAGTTATTTTTTTGTTGACGCTTTATTATAACTCTTATTCATTCATGAATCCGTAGCAAGTATGTAATACATAAGGAGTCCATGCACATTCTTATatgaatatatgtatatatgaaaatatatagtGGCATTTGCAACTATTTGATCTACTAATGACATGTTATACATTATATGATGTATTAATGATTGGTGAAGTTAATAATGATATGTACACTACtaagattttacattttttttattattaattctcTTCtgttcacaaagcctgcatttatttatcctatatatatatatatatatatatatatatatatatatatatataatttataatttatatttatatattttgtgatCAACATTTTATTGTCTTTAGATTAACAGAAGAAAtctataaatttataaataaataaacaaatgcaggcttggtgagcagaagagacttctttaaaaatctttaaaaacctAGTGTAGGTCATTTCATTTACATACCCATCATAAATATATTACTATATTGTaattaacaattttaaatattgcaatcatatatttttaaaatcataatattaaatattgcaatcatatatttttaaaatcataatatcataGAAAATGTAGCAGTAGTAAATCATTTCATTATGTTATTTAATGATGACTGAGAGATGTACAAATAAAATTTTCCTTAAAAGACTGATCTAtttgacacatttttaaaaattattattgatAGTTAAGCAACTAAAGTCGTTTTCATCCTGAAATATTACAAACATAATAAAAGTTATGATTATTTTTACAGTAAAGATCATTACATGGGTACCATGACCTTAAAGGAAAcattgtgaccctggaacacaaaaccagtcataagtcacacaggtatatttgtagcaatagccaaaaatatattgtataagtcaaaaataataaattcttattttatgccaaaagatATTAAGataatgtttcatgaagatactttgtaaatttcgtgccgtaaatatatcaaagacttgttttactaataattaattactatattactaatttttgatttgtaatgtgcattgctaagaacttcatgtggatgatgattttctcaatatttagatttttttgcactttcagattccagattttcaaaatagctgtatctcgaccaaatattgtcctaacaaaccatacatcagtggaaagcatatttattgagctttcagatgatgtttaaatctcaatttcaaaaaactgatccttatgactggttttgtggtccagggtcagatttaTAAAATGATACCTTTACTTGATAAAAAGTATAAACTACCAATCAGACAACAGAAGGCATGTAACAACAGGTTTTCTGCAGAGTTTTGATCATGTTGATAGTTTAGAGGCTTTAGAAAGTTGCATATCAAATATAATACAGTTGGTTTTATAGATTGTTTACAACACAAGTACACTGACACTGACAACACAGCATAACACAAATGATCCATGTTTACGACCAGTTCTGATTCAGCCGCATTTATAAACCCCAATTTTCTGTGATCATTGCAGGTCTGATGTCCTGAATTAACAGCAAATGTGGAGGAGCAGGTTTCTCAAGGGTGCAGGCTGTCTCTTGCAGGGGACAGGCTGTATTCCATGTAAACCCTCTTATCTTCCACCCTGGAGATATCTATCAATTTACCAGCCCTGCCTCAATCCAGTCCTGCAGCGTTCTTTTAAACCACCAACTTGGTATTGTCCTGAAAACCAATTAAGACCTGCTGGTGCTTTATATTTCTGCAGAACATTAAGAAAAGATGCAAAGTCTGTCATCGATTTCCCAACCCAGCCCCTCACAGTGACCGATATCAAACAGTATCTTCGTTCGAAGGATATCCCTTTCCATGATGGCTACAGCTGCTTACATGCACCTAGTATTTTCATGCAACCAGCACCTGAAGGATCTGGAAAAGAGAGTTACACGCTGTTCATCGATAAAACCACCGGACAGTTTCTGTGTAAGGAGACTTCGGTGGAGGGGAGCTGGGAGGACCTTCAGGATTGCATTGAGGTGATGTTAAATGAGAATCAGACCTCTATTAGTCCTAACGTGCTTCTGGGGTTTCCTGAGAGCATGGAGGAGCAAGAAGAAAGAGAGATGGAGATGAAGGAGGTGCAAAGAATATGGAGCAGCTCTGTGCCGCTTTCCGAACTCCTGGATGAGGACGTGCAGCTTGTGAAAACCATGTTTCAGATTGGTAAACTCTCCAACGCCACCCTGAAGAAATTTGGGGTTAGGTTCTTCAAGCCTACCAAGAGTTTGGTGTTTCCTTGGTTTGGTGGACGTGATTTGGGCCTC
This window encodes:
- the mrpl43 gene encoding large ribosomal subunit protein mL43, producing MTARGTPSRFLQSVLQNGVGRYVCQLKRISLIFSKKGQGSLGVRDFIEEGVVDFAKNNPGTVVYISPQSCRIPKIVAEYLNGNVKEETVTNKTSQEIVELITKLTNQSGLDIIRIRKPFHTDSPSIQGQWHPFTNRAPSINPVGPQAK